The following proteins come from a genomic window of Mycolicibacterium rufum:
- a CDS encoding SigB/SigF/SigG family RNA polymerase sigma factor, whose product MHTLEHPTSPAPSTSTNAYADVVVMFRELAMLDEDSAVYRRLRDTIIERCLPLAEHIARRFRGRGESHDDLVQVARVGLLNAVNRFDIDTADDFLAFAVPTMMGEVRRYFRDHGWSLKVPRRLKELNMRLKAARSDLTQQLNRAPSPSELAEYLGLDREEVVEGLIAADAYSTRSTEQELSADGDGLTMMDTLGGPDPNLQKVVEIHTVRPLIADLPERDRMVLKMRFFDNKTQSQIADEIGVSQMHVSRLLARALATIREKAAG is encoded by the coding sequence CGCCTACGCCGACGTCGTCGTCATGTTCCGCGAACTCGCGATGCTCGACGAGGACTCTGCGGTGTACCGGCGCCTCCGCGACACCATCATCGAACGGTGCCTCCCGCTCGCCGAACACATCGCCCGCCGCTTCCGCGGGCGCGGAGAATCCCATGACGACCTGGTACAGGTCGCCCGCGTCGGACTGCTCAACGCGGTCAACCGATTCGACATCGACACCGCCGACGACTTCCTGGCGTTCGCCGTGCCGACGATGATGGGTGAGGTGCGCCGGTATTTCCGCGACCACGGATGGTCGTTGAAGGTGCCGCGACGCCTCAAGGAACTCAACATGCGGCTCAAGGCCGCCCGGTCCGACCTGACCCAGCAACTCAACCGCGCGCCGTCCCCGAGCGAACTCGCCGAATACCTCGGGCTGGACCGCGAGGAAGTCGTCGAAGGGCTCATCGCGGCCGACGCCTATTCCACGCGCTCGACCGAGCAAGAACTCAGCGCCGACGGGGACGGTCTGACGATGATGGACACCCTCGGCGGGCCCGACCCCAATCTGCAGAAGGTGGTCGAGATCCACACGGTGCGACCGTTGATCGCCGATCTGCCCGAACGTGATCGCATGGTGCTCAAGATGCGATTCTTCGACAACAAGACGCAGTCGCAGATCGCCGACGAGATCGGCGTCTCTCAGATGCACGTGTCTCGACTGCTGGCGCGCGCGCTGGCCACGATCCGGGAGAAGGCGGCGGGCTAA
- a CDS encoding helix-turn-helix transcriptional regulator, protein MTTVLLDTDDVGEAEAALSAHYAKVRLSGVPSEAALSARIENTDLGAVGVQRLEYGHDFDYEIDPLDDLLICLVHSGLYVQRPPMSGTPDVARPGDVVAIGVDEGVPFGGRVGDGRYSMLVLERHWLNEVVAAAPGDSSGTVRLTGALPVSREANNHLAGVLTYVRDHVAREPFASDSPLLTDALARYVAASVLSAYPHTGLAEPTATDRRDSTPALLRRAMLYIEEHAAQDVLLTELAEAVYVTPRALQYMFRKHRDCTPTEYLRRVRLDHAHRELLAADRATTSVSDVARHWGFLHAGRFAVYYRECYGQSPHVTLRG, encoded by the coding sequence GTGACGACTGTATTGCTCGACACCGACGATGTGGGTGAGGCCGAAGCCGCACTCAGTGCCCATTACGCGAAGGTCCGGCTGTCGGGTGTGCCGTCTGAGGCGGCGCTGTCCGCGCGGATCGAAAACACCGATCTCGGCGCCGTGGGTGTGCAGCGGCTCGAGTACGGCCACGATTTCGACTATGAGATCGATCCGCTCGACGACCTCTTGATCTGCCTGGTCCACTCGGGGCTGTACGTTCAACGCCCGCCGATGAGCGGCACCCCCGACGTCGCACGGCCCGGAGATGTCGTGGCGATCGGTGTCGACGAGGGCGTGCCGTTCGGTGGCCGGGTGGGCGACGGCCGCTACAGCATGCTGGTCCTCGAGCGGCACTGGCTGAACGAGGTCGTGGCCGCCGCACCCGGCGACTCCAGCGGCACGGTGAGACTGACTGGTGCCCTGCCGGTGTCGCGCGAGGCCAACAACCATCTGGCCGGTGTGCTCACCTACGTCCGTGACCATGTGGCACGCGAGCCCTTCGCCTCGGACAGTCCGCTGCTGACCGACGCGCTGGCGCGCTACGTCGCTGCCAGCGTGCTGTCGGCCTATCCGCACACCGGGCTCGCCGAACCCACGGCCACCGACCGCCGGGACAGCACTCCCGCGCTGCTGCGCAGGGCGATGCTCTACATCGAAGAGCATGCAGCGCAGGATGTTTTGCTCACCGAGCTGGCCGAGGCGGTTTACGTGACGCCACGCGCGCTGCAGTACATGTTCCGCAAGCACCGTGACTGCACGCCCACCGAGTACCTTCGCCGGGTCCGGCTGGACCACGCCCACCGCGAACTGCTCGCAGCGGACCGTGCGACCACCTCGGTGAGCGACGTCGCGCGACACTGGGGATTCCTGCACGCGGGCCGGTTCGCGGTGTACTACCGCGAGTGCTACGGACAGAGTCCCCACGTCACGCTGCGCGGTTAG
- a CDS encoding STAS domain-containing protein, with translation MPSTSSPSPSSEQESAGAPSQCIITDSWHDSVVVIRCTGDLDMLTVTALDRQIETALTKKPTSMIVDLTAVDFLASVGMGLLVEAHDRCGDATQFMVVADGPATSRPMRMIGLAEIMALHPTLEQAFDAAGR, from the coding sequence ATGCCTTCCACCTCTTCACCCTCACCCTCATCCGAGCAGGAGTCGGCCGGTGCGCCCTCGCAGTGCATCATCACCGACTCCTGGCACGATTCGGTCGTCGTGATCCGCTGCACCGGTGACCTCGACATGCTCACCGTGACCGCGCTCGACCGTCAGATCGAGACCGCGCTGACGAAGAAACCCACCTCGATGATCGTGGACCTCACCGCCGTGGACTTCCTGGCGTCGGTCGGCATGGGCCTGCTGGTCGAGGCGCACGACCGGTGCGGCGACGCAACGCAATTCATGGTGGTGGCCGACGGTCCGGCGACCAGCAGACCGATGAGGATGATCGGCCTGGCCGAGATCATGGCGCTGCATCCGACGCTGGAGCAGGCGTTCGACGCGGCGGGTCGGTGA
- a CDS encoding sucrase ferredoxin codes for MADARRPPCSDQSLARGDAMYATASAGHAWALLELSGGWGPSAFLDSPSILDPVLGRAIARRFETAGMRVAAVRRPGRRPATPRWRWFIAFCDEGREALYRGEVSEPGGYLDIALDGGDGERCADPVVAVCAHGRHDQCCAVRGRVAAAAIAARYPDITWECSHLGGDRFAATMLILPEGLCYGRIDSTDTAGLVSRYFDGLVDNGHLRGRTSLPHAVQAAQYFVREASGDARIRALSPVQVDHVDDTIRVILDGRSGQVEVVLAEQLSEPLLSMCRAAVAGRVRTFVLKSMSAV; via the coding sequence ATGGCCGACGCCAGGCGCCCGCCCTGCAGCGACCAGTCGCTGGCCCGCGGCGACGCGATGTACGCGACCGCGTCCGCCGGACACGCGTGGGCCCTGCTCGAGCTCAGCGGTGGGTGGGGACCGTCGGCGTTCCTCGATTCGCCGTCGATCCTGGACCCCGTGTTGGGGCGCGCCATCGCCCGCCGGTTCGAGACGGCGGGCATGCGGGTGGCCGCGGTTCGCCGGCCCGGCCGCCGCCCCGCGACCCCTCGCTGGCGCTGGTTCATCGCGTTCTGCGACGAGGGTCGCGAGGCGCTGTACCGCGGCGAGGTCTCGGAGCCGGGCGGCTACCTCGACATCGCCCTCGACGGCGGCGACGGTGAGCGGTGCGCCGATCCCGTCGTCGCGGTCTGCGCGCACGGCCGCCATGACCAGTGCTGCGCCGTCCGCGGCCGGGTGGCGGCCGCCGCGATCGCCGCCCGGTATCCCGACATCACCTGGGAGTGTTCACATCTGGGCGGTGACCGCTTCGCCGCCACGATGCTGATCCTGCCCGAGGGGCTCTGCTACGGGCGCATCGATTCGACCGACACCGCAGGCCTGGTCAGCAGGTACTTCGACGGTCTGGTCGACAACGGCCACCTGCGGGGCCGGACATCGCTTCCGCATGCCGTGCAGGCCGCCCAGTACTTCGTGCGCGAGGCCTCCGGTGACGCCCGCATCCGGGCGCTGTCGCCGGTGCAGGTGGACCACGTCGACGACACCATCCGGGTCATCCTCGACGGGCGGTCGGGGCAGGTCGAGGTGGTACTCGCCGAACAGTTGTCCGAGCCTCTGCTGTCGATGTGCCGCGCCGCCGTGGCGGGCCGCGTCCGCACGTTCGTGCTGAAGTCCATGTCGGCGGTCTGA
- a CDS encoding cupin domain-containing protein, giving the protein MLTRCVAVAPEVFAAQYWGRRPLLSRSGALPRDFTDLLSPDAVDELISRRGVRAPFLRMAKAGEVLPRGCYVDAAGFGAEMPDQVDSARVLGQLAAGATLVLQGLHRLWPPLIDFVRDAVDDLGHPVQANAYITPPDNRGFDSHYDVHDVFVLQVSGDKQWRVHEPVHADPLPSQPWTDHRAAIAARAEQPPVIDTVLRPGDALYLPRGWVHAARSGDTTSIHLTIGVSAMTGLDVLRSLVDALADDAEFRASLPMGIDMAHSGETAAIASKMMAALTETVRDRGADLSDRVAARMARRHGDRTRPVPVAPLATLDAAAAAETTRVRWRRGLLATLEDADGRVRLRLPDRTMSFPEFCAPALRALQAGGVLDAATLPGLDAHDGAVLLRRLLREAVAVAVAD; this is encoded by the coding sequence ATGCTGACGCGCTGCGTCGCGGTCGCTCCGGAGGTGTTCGCGGCGCAGTACTGGGGTCGACGACCTCTGCTCAGCCGGTCTGGGGCGCTGCCCCGCGACTTCACCGATCTGCTCTCACCCGACGCCGTCGACGAGCTGATCTCCCGTCGCGGGGTACGCGCGCCGTTCCTGCGGATGGCCAAGGCGGGCGAGGTGTTGCCCCGCGGCTGCTACGTCGACGCTGCGGGCTTCGGCGCCGAGATGCCCGACCAGGTGGACTCGGCCCGGGTGCTGGGGCAGTTGGCGGCGGGCGCCACCCTGGTCCTGCAGGGGTTGCACCGGTTGTGGCCACCGCTGATCGACTTCGTCCGCGATGCGGTCGACGACCTCGGGCACCCGGTGCAGGCCAACGCCTACATCACCCCACCCGACAATCGGGGTTTCGATTCCCATTACGACGTCCACGACGTCTTCGTTCTGCAGGTCAGCGGCGACAAACAGTGGCGGGTGCACGAGCCGGTGCACGCCGACCCGTTGCCCAGCCAGCCGTGGACCGACCACCGCGCCGCGATCGCCGCGCGCGCCGAGCAGCCGCCGGTGATCGACACCGTCCTGCGCCCCGGCGACGCGCTCTACCTACCGCGGGGGTGGGTGCACGCTGCCCGCTCGGGGGACACCACGTCGATCCATCTGACGATCGGCGTCTCCGCGATGACCGGCCTGGACGTGCTTCGTTCCCTCGTCGACGCGCTGGCCGACGACGCGGAGTTCCGCGCCTCCCTGCCGATGGGGATCGACATGGCGCACTCCGGCGAGACGGCGGCGATCGCGTCAAAGATGATGGCGGCGCTTACCGAGACGGTGCGTGACCGCGGCGCCGACCTGAGTGACCGCGTTGCGGCCCGGATGGCCCGCCGGCACGGCGACCGCACCCGGCCGGTGCCCGTGGCGCCGTTGGCGACCCTGGACGCGGCCGCGGCGGCCGAGACGACGCGGGTGCGCTGGCGCCGCGGTCTGCTGGCGACGCTGGAGGACGCCGACGGCCGGGTCAGGTTGCGGCTTCCCGACCGCACCATGTCCTTCCCGGAGTTCTGCGCGCCCGCCCTGCGGGCGCTGCAGGCGGGAGGCGTTCTCGACGCCGCGACACTGCCCGGCCTCGATGCCCACGACGGCGCGGTGCTGCTGCGCCGCCTGCTCCGCGAGGCGGTCGCCGTGGCCGTCGCCGACTAG
- a CDS encoding L,D-transpeptidase, producing the protein MRSDRRARAACLAALLAVVAAFGIVSSSAPQCPDRCQALAAGSASHFAPPAPPSPTAPARLLVTPGAGAEDVKPDARVLVAAVEGTVESVTMVNDADKEIPGVLTPDGKTWKPTLQLGFGRTYTMTIAGRGPGGMPTLQTSSFRTVDPGEQASVYLDTVGYAPIEEGGTYGVGMVVVANFDHAVDRAAAERHLRVRTDPPVTGGWYWIDDETAHWRPQKYYAPGTKVSVEADIYGDKLSDDLYGAEDAKVNFVIGDAHVSIADDTTKQVSVFDNGKLVRTMPTSMGMGGTETIGGNTLSFWTPPGVYTVIDKANPVIMDSSSFGLPVNSRLGYRETIPWATKISSDGIYLHQLNSTVWAQGNTNLSHGCLNLNSDNAQWFFSFSRPGDVVEVRNTGGPPLRLDQNGDWTLPWAEWVKGSALRH; encoded by the coding sequence TTGAGGTCTGATCGTCGTGCCCGCGCAGCCTGCCTGGCAGCCCTGCTGGCGGTGGTCGCCGCCTTCGGCATTGTCTCGTCGAGCGCGCCGCAGTGCCCCGATCGGTGCCAGGCGCTGGCCGCCGGCAGCGCCTCGCACTTCGCCCCGCCGGCTCCCCCGTCGCCCACCGCGCCGGCCCGCCTGCTCGTGACCCCCGGCGCGGGCGCCGAGGACGTCAAGCCCGACGCCCGCGTGCTCGTCGCGGCGGTCGAGGGCACCGTCGAGAGCGTCACGATGGTCAACGACGCGGACAAGGAGATCCCCGGCGTCCTGACCCCTGACGGCAAGACGTGGAAGCCGACGCTGCAACTCGGGTTCGGCCGCACCTACACCATGACGATCGCGGGCCGCGGTCCCGGCGGGATGCCCACCCTGCAGACGTCGAGCTTCCGCACGGTGGATCCGGGCGAGCAGGCCTCGGTGTACCTGGACACCGTCGGATACGCACCGATCGAGGAGGGCGGCACCTACGGCGTCGGCATGGTGGTGGTGGCCAATTTCGACCACGCCGTCGACCGGGCGGCCGCCGAGCGGCATCTGCGGGTGCGCACCGATCCGCCGGTCACCGGCGGCTGGTATTGGATCGACGACGAGACCGCGCACTGGCGGCCGCAGAAGTACTACGCGCCGGGCACCAAGGTCAGCGTCGAGGCCGACATCTACGGCGACAAGCTCAGTGACGACCTGTACGGCGCCGAGGACGCGAAGGTGAACTTCGTCATCGGCGACGCGCACGTCTCGATCGCCGACGACACCACCAAGCAGGTCAGCGTCTTCGACAACGGCAAACTCGTGCGGACGATGCCGACCTCGATGGGCATGGGCGGCACCGAGACCATCGGCGGGAACACGCTGTCGTTCTGGACGCCGCCGGGTGTCTACACCGTCATCGACAAGGCGAACCCGGTGATCATGGACTCGTCGTCGTTCGGGCTCCCGGTCAACAGCCGGTTGGGTTACCGCGAGACGATCCCGTGGGCAACGAAGATCAGCTCTGACGGGATTTATCTGCACCAGCTCAACTCGACCGTGTGGGCGCAGGGCAACACCAACCTCAGCCACGGATGCCTGAACCTCAACAGCGACAACGCCCAATGGTTCTTCTCGTTCTCGCGGCCCGGTGATGTGGTCGAGGTGCGCAACACCGGTGGCCCGCCGCTGCGGCTGGACCAGAACGGCGACTGGACGCTGCCGTGGGCGGAATGGGTGAAGGGCAGCGCGCTGCGCCACTGA
- a CDS encoding DUF6636 domain-containing protein, translated as MTLCGRVASVAVAALCAAGVGAAPVAAADVVGFTSPSGNVGCILTEDMVRCDIADRSWAPPPRTADCPDFTDYGQGLTLGRTGAPRFVCAGDTALGAGPALPYGEDRAGAGISCRSEMSGMRCLNTDGRGFTLSREDYTVF; from the coding sequence ATGACGCTGTGTGGGCGGGTCGCATCCGTCGCCGTGGCGGCCCTGTGCGCGGCCGGCGTGGGCGCAGCGCCGGTGGCCGCGGCCGACGTCGTCGGGTTCACGTCGCCGAGCGGCAACGTGGGCTGCATCCTCACCGAGGACATGGTGCGCTGCGACATCGCCGACCGGTCATGGGCGCCGCCGCCGCGGACCGCCGACTGCCCCGACTTCACCGACTACGGCCAGGGCCTGACGCTGGGCCGGACCGGCGCGCCGCGGTTCGTCTGCGCCGGCGACACCGCGCTGGGCGCCGGGCCCGCGTTGCCCTACGGCGAGGACCGGGCCGGTGCCGGGATCAGTTGCCGCAGCGAGATGTCGGGCATGCGGTGCCTGAACACCGACGGCCGCGGATTCACGCTCTCACGGGAGGACTACACCGTCTTCTGA
- a CDS encoding three-helix bundle dimerization domain-containing protein: MIALSEQQIIDQLAQRLADAHAAVEPGRVAAVVHEQYARFEGRPIRDFVPLFVERNAKAELTRLAV, encoded by the coding sequence GTGATCGCGTTGAGTGAGCAGCAGATCATCGACCAGCTGGCGCAGCGTCTGGCCGATGCCCACGCCGCCGTGGAGCCGGGCCGCGTCGCCGCGGTGGTCCACGAGCAGTACGCCCGCTTCGAGGGCCGACCCATCCGGGACTTCGTCCCGCTGTTCGTCGAACGCAACGCGAAAGCAGAACTGACCCGCCTCGCCGTCTGA